One Candidatus Korarchaeum sp. DNA segment encodes these proteins:
- a CDS encoding rhomboid family intramembrane serine protease, whose amino-acid sequence MALGIPMTMPEFRPKHRVTMSLIIVNSLIYAFTSYRNLFLGVSDYWVTIGGFSPSLLPRPDQWYRLLTSMFLHADILHIFFNMYFLFFAGRAVEEALGSLRFAALYFLSGLAASVFHAAYSFIGGLTSYAVPAIGASGAISGVLGAYLMFYPGTSLVICVPVFLLPFCFPMRASLYIVLWFAMQVIYGYARVAGGVAVFAHAGGFLAGIALLSLLANRRRIHLLRVITHATRVPFLMLPSAYPKGLSPLSKTVLSVLTVMLVLGGAYTVIAAPTIGNIAVSTIQYTLDGTPYVDYAAFKPPDFESYRSTMALQETRVLLNRLNAAKLLYDAGKAMKTVEIRDQRVRTEHTITLGGGTQKVSVDNLIEYFRGTYDAKGLLVKAEGKVITRVIYLTGVNYYLSDPVRYEFSISSINVNVGVISRYTGLISLMIAVAAQLTFTKKDWELSIVAEE is encoded by the coding sequence ATGGCCTTAGGAATACCGATGACGATGCCCGAGTTCAGACCGAAGCACAGGGTCACCATGTCACTTATAATCGTTAACTCCTTGATATACGCTTTTACATCCTATAGGAACCTCTTCCTCGGCGTGAGCGACTACTGGGTCACGATAGGCGGTTTCTCACCCTCCCTACTCCCTCGCCCGGATCAGTGGTACAGGCTCCTCACCTCCATGTTCCTCCATGCCGACATCCTCCACATATTCTTCAACATGTACTTCCTCTTCTTCGCCGGCAGGGCCGTCGAAGAAGCCCTGGGATCCCTCAGGTTCGCTGCGCTCTACTTCCTGTCTGGCTTGGCAGCCTCCGTGTTTCACGCAGCTTACTCCTTCATAGGTGGCTTGACCTCATACGCGGTGCCAGCTATAGGCGCCTCCGGTGCCATAAGCGGGGTGCTGGGAGCTTACCTCATGTTCTACCCGGGCACCTCCCTGGTGATCTGCGTGCCGGTCTTCCTCCTCCCCTTCTGCTTCCCCATGAGGGCTTCCCTCTACATAGTCCTCTGGTTCGCGATGCAGGTCATTTACGGTTACGCTAGGGTCGCTGGCGGTGTCGCGGTCTTCGCTCACGCCGGGGGATTCCTAGCGGGAATAGCTCTGCTTTCCTTACTAGCTAACAGGAGGAGGATACACCTACTTAGGGTGATAACTCACGCCACACGCGTACCCTTCCTCATGCTCCCATCCGCGTACCCCAAAGGGTTGAGTCCCCTCTCCAAAACGGTGCTGAGCGTACTGACGGTGATGCTCGTATTGGGAGGGGCTTACACGGTCATCGCAGCGCCCACAATAGGTAACATCGCGGTGTCCACCATCCAGTACACGCTGGACGGGACCCCTTATGTGGATTATGCGGCCTTCAAGCCTCCTGATTTCGAGTCCTACAGGAGCACTATGGCCCTGCAGGAGACTAGGGTTCTTTTAAACAGACTGAATGCAGCTAAACTCCTCTACGATGCTGGTAAGGCTATGAAGACGGTGGAAATCAGGGATCAACGGGTGAGGACGGAGCATACGATCACCTTGGGAGGTGGGACTCAAAAGGTATCCGTGGATAACTTAATCGAGTACTTCAGGGGTACCTACGATGCCAAGGGTCTTCTAGTCAAGGCTGAGGGGAAGGTCATCACGAGGGTGATCTACTTAACGGGGGTTAACTATTACCTAAGTGACCCGGTGAGGTATGAGTTCAGCATTAGCTCGATCAACGTGAACGTTGGGGTCATCTCCAGGTACACGGGCCTGATCTCCCTCATGATAGCAGTCGCAGCTCAACTGACCTTCACCAAAAAGGACTGGGAACTATCCATAGTCGCCGAGGAGTGA
- a CDS encoding ABC transporter substrate-binding protein, protein MALSKGALLGILILVIVVIVGAALLMIPPAPTPTTTPTATTPAVTTPTVTTPAVSEVKIGVVLPLSGRHAETGADLKRGVEFALEKINAAGGIKNLGGAKLVVVWGDSAGDSATGAAEAERLIKEEKVVALMGAYQSSVTKTASEVAESYKVPFLNPDSTSPVLTERGYTWFFRTTAHDGTFAEQHVEFINYLNSTYGGLKTVAIINEDTEWGASTAKVWKELFSAAGYRIVAEVSYHAATVTSLDSEVERLKAANPDVLLIAAYANDGILLVRTMKAKNFAPKVALAQDAGFIDPAYVQQIGKDGYYFMSREVFNWDLLEKIPELKKVNDEYRAKYGVNLNGNSARDYTGVWVLYWAIEEAAKVASPTDLEAFRKAIRDALAKMDVPPERIIMPWGGIKFDSKGQNILARGIVVQMSPTDGKYHTVYPREVATVDIIFPFPSWEKR, encoded by the coding sequence ATGGCCCTGAGTAAGGGAGCCCTTTTGGGAATCCTGATCCTCGTGATAGTGGTCATAGTGGGAGCTGCTCTCCTCATGATACCACCCGCACCGACCCCAACGACCACGCCGACAGCGACGACCCCAGCGGTCACCACGCCAACCGTAACCACACCGGCGGTATCCGAGGTGAAGATAGGGGTCGTGCTGCCCCTATCCGGAAGGCATGCTGAAACGGGAGCCGATCTCAAGAGAGGGGTTGAGTTCGCTCTCGAGAAGATAAACGCCGCTGGAGGCATAAAGAACCTGGGGGGTGCTAAGCTGGTCGTAGTCTGGGGCGATAGCGCTGGCGATTCCGCTACAGGCGCTGCCGAAGCAGAGAGGCTCATCAAGGAGGAGAAGGTCGTGGCTCTGATGGGAGCTTACCAAAGCTCCGTTACCAAGACGGCTAGCGAGGTGGCTGAGTCCTACAAGGTGCCGTTCCTGAATCCGGACTCTACTTCACCTGTCCTGACCGAGAGAGGATATACATGGTTCTTCAGGACCACAGCTCACGATGGAACTTTTGCGGAGCAGCACGTTGAATTCATAAACTACCTGAACAGCACCTACGGGGGTCTGAAGACTGTAGCGATAATAAACGAGGACACCGAGTGGGGTGCATCTACAGCTAAAGTTTGGAAGGAGCTCTTCTCAGCAGCTGGCTATAGGATAGTGGCTGAAGTCAGCTATCATGCGGCTACGGTGACCTCACTTGACAGCGAGGTCGAGAGGTTGAAGGCCGCTAATCCCGATGTCTTACTCATCGCCGCTTATGCCAATGACGGGATACTCTTAGTCAGGACGATGAAAGCCAAGAACTTCGCTCCAAAGGTTGCGCTGGCACAGGACGCCGGTTTCATAGATCCAGCTTACGTCCAGCAGATAGGGAAGGACGGCTACTACTTCATGAGCAGGGAGGTCTTCAACTGGGATCTCCTCGAGAAGATACCCGAACTGAAGAAGGTGAACGATGAGTACCGCGCGAAGTACGGGGTGAACCTCAACGGGAACTCAGCTAGGGACTACACAGGAGTTTGGGTGCTCTACTGGGCCATAGAGGAGGCTGCGAAGGTAGCAAGCCCCACCGACCTGGAGGCGTTCAGGAAGGCCATACGCGATGCTCTAGCTAAGATGGACGTACCTCCTGAGAGGATAATAATGCCCTGGGGTGGGATAAAGTTCGATAGCAAGGGGCAGAACATCCTAGCTAGAGGGATAGTGGTCCAGATGAGCCCCACTGACGGCAAGTACCACACAGTTTACCCGAGGGAAGTTGCCACGGTGGACATAATATTCCCGTTCCCGTCCTGGGAGAAGAGGTAA
- a CDS encoding branched-chain amino acid ABC transporter permease, with protein MVDLNSLIGAVVSGLMIGSIYALIAVGLALIWGVMNVINFAQADYMALGAFLGFVILEALGVDPLISLSLIFATVFLVGILTQVVAIEPVLEAPVLSQITVTFSLLLIIRYGLEVVMGPYTRIVEVPYRDMFIRVGGVSFSLPQLIALIVSLAVAFALYLFMSRTFLGAALRATAQDMLAAQLHGINIKQMYRLAFGIGVGISAIGGVLLSLFYPIYPEMGAFFTMIAFICVVLGGFGSIFGAYLGGIIIGLLETVSALFISPSLKTLAAFIVFILIILFKPKGLFGR; from the coding sequence ATGGTGGACCTGAACTCACTCATCGGAGCGGTTGTCTCCGGCCTCATGATAGGAAGCATATACGCCCTCATAGCCGTAGGTCTCGCCCTTATCTGGGGGGTGATGAACGTCATAAACTTCGCTCAAGCCGATTACATGGCCTTAGGTGCTTTCCTAGGCTTCGTCATCCTGGAAGCTTTAGGAGTAGACCCCCTGATATCGCTATCTCTCATATTCGCGACGGTCTTCCTGGTCGGGATCCTCACTCAAGTAGTGGCTATAGAGCCCGTCCTCGAAGCTCCCGTCCTGAGCCAGATAACGGTCACGTTCTCCCTGCTCCTCATCATAAGGTACGGCTTGGAGGTGGTCATGGGCCCCTACACCAGGATAGTCGAGGTGCCTTATAGGGACATGTTCATAAGGGTTGGGGGTGTGTCCTTCTCGCTACCTCAGCTCATAGCCTTAATCGTCTCACTCGCAGTGGCTTTCGCCCTCTACTTGTTCATGAGCAGGACCTTCCTGGGGGCAGCTCTTAGGGCTACCGCTCAAGATATGCTCGCAGCGCAACTGCACGGGATAAACATAAAGCAGATGTACAGGCTCGCCTTCGGCATAGGAGTGGGTATATCAGCCATAGGAGGCGTCCTCCTCTCGCTCTTCTACCCGATCTACCCCGAGATGGGGGCCTTCTTCACCATGATAGCCTTCATATGCGTCGTCCTGGGTGGTTTCGGGAGCATATTCGGGGCCTACTTAGGGGGCATCATCATAGGGCTGCTCGAGACCGTCAGCGCACTGTTCATCTCCCCCTCCCTAAAGACGCTAGCTGCATTCATCGTCTTCATCCTCATAATCCTGTTCAAGCCCAAGGGTCTCTTCGGGAGATGA
- a CDS encoding branched-chain amino acid ABC transporter permease, with translation MKLSRALVYSVLIALLLLLPAVFMVLDLGFAAAALYFCVQYSIMAMAWNFLAGYAGQVSFGHAVFFGVGAYTTMILLLFYEVTPWVGIPIGGVMAALLGLGLSFLFRLRSHWFSLATLALVTIFLLLFQEFAPGRAAGLQVPIVPPEKEFYYLRYAGAYYYIYLALAYLGVEVLLMNYLVKRDVGYYLQAIREDEETAMSLGINPFKYKVLAMLVSSFFMGIAGGLYTVRFRFVDPYCVFDILLISIYPVIASLLGGMYTFWGPVVGSFVFVPIFEYVRSNIVTAFPRYFGLHFLVAGIILFLISLRVPRGIVGWLEAKGYVRRPRYGG, from the coding sequence ATGAAGCTGAGCAGAGCTTTGGTGTACTCCGTCTTGATCGCCCTACTGTTACTGCTTCCGGCCGTCTTCATGGTGCTAGATCTGGGATTCGCCGCAGCTGCGCTTTACTTCTGCGTTCAGTACTCGATAATGGCCATGGCTTGGAACTTCCTAGCAGGATACGCGGGTCAGGTGAGCTTCGGACATGCCGTCTTCTTCGGGGTGGGGGCTTACACCACGATGATACTCCTCCTCTTCTACGAGGTCACCCCCTGGGTGGGGATACCAATAGGTGGCGTCATGGCAGCTCTCCTAGGCTTAGGGTTGAGCTTCCTCTTCAGGTTGAGGAGCCACTGGTTCTCACTGGCTACTCTAGCTTTAGTAACCATATTCCTCCTTCTCTTCCAGGAGTTCGCTCCAGGAAGGGCTGCTGGGCTTCAAGTCCCCATAGTACCGCCTGAGAAGGAGTTCTACTACCTGAGGTACGCCGGAGCTTACTACTACATCTACCTCGCCCTGGCCTACCTCGGGGTGGAGGTGCTCCTGATGAACTACTTGGTCAAGAGGGACGTGGGCTACTATCTACAGGCCATAAGGGAGGACGAGGAGACCGCCATGTCCCTGGGCATTAACCCCTTCAAGTACAAGGTATTGGCTATGCTCGTCAGCTCGTTCTTCATGGGGATCGCTGGAGGCCTATACACCGTCAGGTTCAGGTTCGTCGACCCCTACTGCGTCTTCGACATACTTCTGATATCCATATACCCGGTCATAGCCTCCCTGCTGGGTGGGATGTACACCTTCTGGGGGCCCGTCGTCGGTTCGTTCGTCTTCGTGCCGATATTCGAGTACGTCAGATCTAACATAGTCACGGCTTTCCCGAGGTACTTCGGTCTTCACTTCCTCGTAGCGGGCATAATACTCTTCCTCATATCCCTGAGGGTGCCTCGAGGCATAGTGGGTTGGCTCGAGGCCAAGGGATACGTTAGGCGTCCCAGGTACGGGGGGTGA
- a CDS encoding ABC transporter ATP-binding protein translates to MSVLLKVEGVTKRFGGLVALREVSMEVKEGEIVGLIGPNGAGKTTLLNVITGFLKPEAGRVLFEGRDITGWPPYRITSLGVARTFQIVKPLSNLTVFENVLTGAFMRHRQREEALERSKGALEIVGLSGKSDLLAGSLNVVEKKRLELARALVLEPKLLLLDEVASGLNPVEIEDMISLLKELNAKGVTMVVIEHVMKFIMGLVDRLVVLHYGEKIADGPKEEVANDPKVIEAYLGGVKA, encoded by the coding sequence GTGAGCGTCTTGCTGAAGGTCGAGGGGGTCACTAAGAGGTTCGGGGGCTTGGTCGCCTTAAGGGAGGTGAGCATGGAGGTCAAGGAGGGTGAGATAGTCGGTCTCATAGGCCCCAACGGTGCTGGCAAGACCACCCTCCTCAACGTGATAACGGGTTTCCTCAAGCCCGAGGCGGGTAGGGTCCTCTTCGAGGGAAGGGACATAACGGGGTGGCCTCCCTATAGGATAACCTCACTGGGCGTAGCTAGGACTTTCCAGATAGTCAAGCCCCTCTCGAACTTAACGGTGTTTGAGAACGTCCTCACGGGAGCATTCATGAGGCATAGGCAGAGGGAGGAGGCCTTGGAGAGATCTAAGGGAGCTCTGGAAATCGTAGGATTATCTGGAAAGTCCGACCTATTAGCTGGTTCGTTGAATGTTGTTGAGAAGAAGAGGCTGGAGTTAGCGAGGGCCCTGGTCCTCGAGCCCAAGCTCCTGCTGCTGGACGAGGTAGCTTCCGGCCTGAACCCGGTGGAGATAGAAGACATGATCTCGCTCCTCAAGGAGCTCAACGCTAAGGGGGTGACGATGGTGGTCATAGAGCATGTAATGAAGTTCATAATGGGTTTGGTCGATAGACTGGTGGTCCTCCATTACGGTGAGAAGATCGCTGATGGCCCTAAGGAGGAGGTGGCCAACGACCCCAAGGTGATAGAGGCCTACCTGGGTGGTGTCAAGGCTTAG
- a CDS encoding ABC transporter ATP-binding protein yields the protein MALLDVRDLEVAYGETQVLWGVSLSVEEGEITCLVGSNGAGKTTTLRAISGVVPLRAGSISFAGEEITRMEPHKRVELGIAHIPEGRRLFPDMKVIENLKAAAYTRKAREKYHDSLEFVFNLFPRLKERKDQLARTLSGGEQQMLAIARGLMLRPKVLMIDEMSLGLAPKVVVELFRLIRDLKDQGYTVLLVEQNVRQALLFSDRAYVLETGRIVKSGRSRELIEDPDVKRAYLGL from the coding sequence ATGGCGCTCCTAGATGTTAGGGACCTTGAGGTCGCTTATGGGGAGACCCAGGTGCTCTGGGGAGTATCCCTGAGCGTTGAAGAGGGGGAGATAACGTGCCTAGTGGGAAGCAACGGCGCTGGCAAGACAACCACGCTCAGGGCTATCTCAGGCGTAGTGCCCCTGAGAGCTGGATCCATCTCCTTCGCTGGTGAGGAGATAACTCGCATGGAACCCCACAAGAGGGTAGAGCTGGGGATAGCCCACATACCCGAAGGAAGGAGGCTCTTCCCCGATATGAAGGTGATAGAGAACCTCAAGGCTGCAGCTTACACTAGGAAGGCTAGGGAGAAGTATCACGATTCCCTCGAGTTCGTCTTTAACCTCTTCCCAAGGCTGAAGGAGAGGAAGGACCAGCTGGCCAGGACGCTGAGCGGTGGAGAGCAACAGATGCTAGCAATAGCTAGGGGCTTGATGCTGAGACCTAAGGTGCTGATGATAGATGAGATGAGCTTGGGCTTAGCTCCCAAGGTCGTGGTAGAGCTCTTCAGACTCATAAGGGATCTGAAGGACCAGGGATATACAGTGCTCTTGGTCGAGCAGAACGTGAGGCAAGCCCTACTCTTCAGCGATAGGGCTTACGTCCTGGAGACGGGGAGGATCGTGAAATCCGGCAGAAGCAGAGAGCTCATCGAGGATCCTGACGTGAAGAGGGCTTATCTTGGCCTCTGA
- a CDS encoding aspartate/glutamate racemase family protein, translating into MVLRLGILIPSSNTTMEVEFREMLPKDFSVHAARMRLREVTVEGLEEMEREAEYEALKLRDAGVDVIGYGCTSGSLIKGPGHDEELERRIEEVSGRPAVATSGAVLRALRALNARRVAVATPYIDEINEREVYFLERNGFEVVDLKALRLRDNLEIGKVSAERLISLVEGLDRSRADCVFISCTNLPTIGAIDYLERRLGKPVFSSNTATLWAMLRRAGSDIRIDGYGRLLLI; encoded by the coding sequence ATGGTCTTGAGGTTGGGCATCCTGATCCCCTCCTCAAACACGACGATGGAGGTGGAGTTCAGGGAGATGCTACCCAAGGACTTCTCGGTGCACGCCGCAAGGATGAGGCTGAGGGAGGTCACGGTAGAGGGTCTGGAGGAGATGGAGAGGGAAGCTGAGTACGAGGCCCTTAAGCTGAGGGACGCCGGTGTTGATGTGATAGGCTACGGATGTACGAGCGGGAGCTTGATAAAGGGGCCGGGGCATGATGAGGAGCTGGAGAGGAGGATAGAGGAGGTCTCGGGAAGGCCAGCTGTGGCCACATCAGGCGCCGTCCTCAGGGCACTGAGGGCGTTGAACGCGAGAAGGGTAGCCGTTGCCACGCCCTACATAGATGAGATAAACGAGAGGGAGGTATACTTCTTGGAGAGGAACGGCTTCGAAGTCGTGGATCTGAAGGCTCTGAGGCTCAGGGACAACCTGGAGATAGGTAAGGTGAGCGCGGAGAGGTTGATATCCCTGGTGGAGGGACTCGATAGGAGCAGGGCTGACTGCGTTTTCATAAGCTGCACGAACCTACCGACCATCGGGGCCATAGATTATCTGGAGAGGAGACTCGGTAAACCCGTCTTCTCCAGCAACACAGCGACCCTCTGGGCCATGCTCAGGAGAGCCGGATCTGATATCAGGATCGATGGATACGGCAGGTTGTTGTTAATCTAA
- a CDS encoding DUF4392 domain-containing protein, with protein MSSSPEHICEGIDRLITVDMSGRGVIYGLYDAARGLTNKPLVLDAAERIISGVSKGDRVVVVTGFRVLPSRVQETDGPLGAASIARALSEALGARPIVMIERESAHVMRAALSSLGMREAGSYEELLSSQNSFLLRSFPYDLVEADAEAGELISELGPSMVLAIEKVGRAADGRYYTMRGFDVTDLHMKVEPLFERAVSSGILTVGIGDGGNEVGMGNIRKAVEDQVPNGKLIAASSKVDALICSAVSNWGGYGLSAALTLLTGRREALHTPEEEELMLRAVVEAGAVDGVTGKNELSVDKLPMKVHVAMIKMLEGFIGR; from the coding sequence ATGAGCTCGAGCCCTGAGCACATATGCGAGGGCATAGACAGACTGATAACAGTCGATATGAGCGGCAGGGGTGTTATATACGGGCTCTACGACGCCGCCAGGGGACTCACTAACAAACCCCTGGTGCTCGACGCGGCTGAGAGGATAATCAGCGGGGTGAGTAAGGGGGATAGGGTAGTGGTGGTCACGGGGTTCAGGGTCCTCCCCAGCCGGGTTCAGGAGACTGACGGGCCATTGGGAGCGGCTTCCATCGCCAGGGCCCTGAGTGAGGCTCTTGGAGCGAGGCCCATCGTCATGATAGAGAGGGAATCCGCGCACGTGATGAGGGCAGCCCTCTCCTCGTTGGGGATGAGGGAGGCCGGAAGTTACGAGGAGCTCTTGAGCTCGCAGAACTCTTTCCTACTGAGGAGCTTTCCCTACGATCTCGTGGAAGCCGACGCGGAGGCCGGTGAGTTGATATCGGAGCTGGGTCCCTCTATGGTGCTCGCGATAGAGAAAGTCGGTAGGGCAGCCGATGGCAGGTACTACACGATGAGGGGCTTCGACGTCACTGACCTCCACATGAAGGTAGAGCCCCTCTTCGAGAGGGCAGTGAGCTCAGGGATCCTAACGGTGGGAATAGGGGACGGGGGAAACGAGGTGGGCATGGGGAACATAAGGAAGGCAGTAGAGGACCAAGTCCCCAACGGTAAGCTTATAGCAGCATCTTCGAAGGTTGATGCGCTTATCTGTTCAGCTGTGAGCAACTGGGGAGGATATGGGCTCTCAGCGGCATTAACCCTGCTCACAGGGAGGAGGGAGGCCTTGCACACTCCTGAGGAGGAGGAGCTCATGTTGAGGGCCGTAGTTGAGGCTGGGGCTGTGGATGGAGTTACTGGGAAGAACGAGCTCTCTGTGGACAAGCTACCTATGAAGGTTCACGTAGCGATGATAAAAATGCTAGAAGGGTTCATAGGGAGGTGA
- a CDS encoding DUF2848 family protein, whose product MRRIELLLCSREGDVLPISFEFDKLLLGGWTGRKREDVLAHIEELKKLGVAEPERVPSFFPVSCNLLDSSVRVQVIGDGTSGEVEYVLLVERGEPKYVTVGSDHTDREVERLSVHLSKQLYPKVIPPLVWRYEEVRDHWDDLILRMSVDGVPSQEAKLSSLLPPEELLHLSGIADVNAIIFSGSVSWIDGTLRFGRRYSFSLTDPVLGRTMGYSYEVVRI is encoded by the coding sequence GTGAGGAGGATCGAGCTGCTCCTATGCTCCCGAGAGGGGGATGTCCTCCCGATCTCATTCGAGTTCGATAAGCTCCTACTCGGTGGATGGACCGGCAGGAAAAGGGAGGATGTCCTAGCTCACATAGAGGAGCTCAAGAAACTGGGTGTAGCTGAACCCGAGAGGGTACCCTCGTTCTTCCCCGTCAGCTGCAACCTACTGGACTCGAGCGTCCGCGTGCAGGTGATAGGGGATGGGACGAGTGGTGAGGTCGAGTACGTGCTTCTGGTGGAGAGAGGGGAGCCGAAGTACGTCACAGTGGGTAGCGATCACACGGATAGGGAGGTCGAGAGGCTCAGCGTCCACCTCTCGAAGCAGCTCTACCCTAAGGTGATCCCTCCTCTCGTCTGGAGGTACGAGGAAGTTAGGGATCATTGGGATGACCTGATACTCAGGATGTCCGTAGATGGGGTCCCATCTCAGGAGGCTAAGTTATCCTCACTCCTCCCACCTGAGGAACTACTCCATCTCTCCGGGATCGCTGATGTTAACGCTATCATCTTCTCAGGATCCGTAAGTTGGATAGACGGTACCTTGAGGTTCGGAAGGAGGTACAGCTTCTCGCTAACGGATCCCGTCCTCGGGAGGACGATGGGCTACTCCTACGAAGTGGTAAGGATTTGA
- the larA gene encoding nickel-dependent lactate racemase, with translation MRVSVLYGSERIWFELPDDRYIGSFSVKEPGGIDEATVVERSLENPIGPKLEDLDARKVLISVNDATRLIPTPRLLDHILRRVRAELRIMVATGSHRAPTEEEYRDSILGHHYDSLRRMTVAHDAKRSDFVDLGTTSRGTPILVNRELFEHDLVITLSSVEPHYFAGYSGGRKMIAPGLCMYETIERNHKLALLPEAALGKLEGNPVHEDLEEIAKAVAKEVRIFSVNTAISGEGRVWAAESGDLFDSFYAIIRRVEENYSVSLPEEPEVVVAVAPKQMGIDLYQAQKAIEAAKLVTRKGGVIILVAPCWDGIGPRNFYDLLTSGPIEEVRRKIWEGYKLGYHKAAKLIEALENYRILAVTGLEDDVLRRIGIEPFRSVQEAVDEALSSVKGGVAVLPEASVCVPRVSR, from the coding sequence ATGAGGGTGAGTGTCCTTTACGGAAGCGAGAGGATCTGGTTCGAGCTGCCGGACGATAGGTACATCGGCTCCTTCAGCGTCAAGGAGCCCGGGGGGATCGACGAGGCGACCGTAGTAGAGCGTTCATTGGAGAATCCAATAGGGCCTAAGCTTGAGGATCTCGATGCTAGGAAAGTGCTCATCTCCGTTAACGATGCAACAAGGTTAATACCTACCCCTAGGCTGCTTGATCACATCTTAAGACGCGTCAGAGCTGAGCTCAGGATAATGGTGGCAACGGGCTCCCACAGGGCGCCGACGGAGGAGGAGTACAGGGACTCGATACTAGGGCATCACTACGACTCGCTCAGGAGGATGACCGTAGCTCATGATGCTAAGAGGAGCGACTTCGTCGATCTAGGTACTACCAGCAGAGGCACACCCATACTGGTGAATAGGGAGTTATTTGAGCACGACTTGGTGATCACTCTGAGCTCCGTTGAGCCTCACTACTTCGCCGGTTACAGTGGGGGGAGGAAGATGATAGCTCCCGGACTCTGCATGTACGAGACGATCGAGAGGAATCACAAGCTAGCCCTGCTCCCTGAGGCAGCCTTGGGGAAGCTTGAAGGAAACCCCGTGCACGAGGACCTGGAGGAGATAGCCAAAGCTGTGGCTAAAGAAGTCAGGATCTTCTCGGTCAATACGGCGATAAGCGGTGAGGGTCGCGTGTGGGCAGCCGAGTCCGGTGACCTCTTCGATTCCTTCTACGCCATAATAAGGAGGGTTGAGGAGAACTACTCAGTGAGCTTACCGGAGGAACCTGAGGTCGTAGTAGCGGTTGCGCCAAAGCAGATGGGGATAGACCTCTATCAAGCTCAGAAGGCCATCGAGGCGGCTAAGCTGGTCACGAGGAAGGGGGGCGTAATAATACTTGTAGCGCCCTGTTGGGACGGCATAGGCCCTAGGAACTTCTACGACCTGCTCACGAGCGGCCCTATTGAGGAGGTGAGGAGGAAGATCTGGGAAGGGTATAAGCTGGGTTACCATAAGGCTGCTAAGCTCATAGAAGCCCTGGAGAACTACAGGATACTAGCTGTCACGGGCCTGGAAGATGATGTGCTCAGGAGGATAGGGATAGAGCCCTTCAGGAGCGTTCAGGAAGCGGTGGATGAGGCCCTCTCCTCGGTGAAGGGAGGCGTTGCTGTACTACCCGAAGCCAGTGTGTGCGTACCTAGGGTCTCCAGATGA
- a CDS encoding AEC family transporter: protein MERIFLGTTPYLVIMLGIGYALKKAKLIRENDGTLSNYVIYVAMPSLVLRSLMELSLDWMLLRTLTVCLLSMATLSSLIYLAGRVMRRERSEVYLMILATNFGNTGFFGIPFISITFNEPKALQLSVILWMVTFVISSLLCILLLESLRARGSPGGAFIGTLRNPLVASLAVGVLMNLTGLRIPSQLASVLESLGNTASPLALISVGASLSASASTSLPKQGVLLALRAFLSPAISLLLGSLVGLSPMELSVLVLMSAMPAAVLLGVFSNAYDFQRDVIPQFITISSLAAPIYLNIWLHFLTPSLAH from the coding sequence GTGGAACGGATCTTCCTCGGGACGACGCCTTACCTAGTGATAATGCTGGGGATAGGATACGCTCTCAAGAAAGCTAAATTAATTAGGGAAAACGACGGAACACTATCGAATTACGTGATTTACGTAGCGATGCCTAGTTTAGTGCTGAGAAGCCTGATGGAATTGAGCTTAGATTGGATGCTATTGAGGACACTCACGGTTTGCCTCCTCTCGATGGCCACGCTGTCCTCCCTGATCTACCTAGCTGGGAGGGTGATGAGGAGGGAGAGGAGCGAGGTGTACCTCATGATCCTAGCGACCAACTTCGGTAACACGGGGTTCTTCGGGATACCATTCATAAGCATCACTTTCAATGAACCAAAGGCCCTTCAGCTTTCAGTAATACTCTGGATGGTTACCTTCGTGATCTCATCACTCCTCTGCATCCTCCTACTCGAGAGCTTGAGGGCGAGAGGCTCACCAGGGGGGGCGTTCATCGGGACCCTGAGGAACCCCTTAGTAGCGTCGTTAGCGGTTGGGGTGCTCATGAACCTAACTGGCCTCAGGATCCCGAGCCAACTAGCTTCAGTCCTGGAGTCCTTAGGGAATACGGCATCACCACTAGCTCTGATCTCGGTAGGAGCGTCTCTATCCGCCTCAGCATCCACCTCCCTCCCGAAGCAGGGGGTACTGCTGGCCCTGAGGGCGTTCCTCTCCCCCGCGATCTCCCTACTACTGGGCTCGCTGGTCGGTCTCAGCCCTATGGAGTTGAGCGTACTCGTACTGATGAGCGCCATGCCGGCGGCAGTGCTCCTAGGCGTCTTCAGTAATGCGTACGATTTCCAAAGGGATGTAATACCTCAGTTCATCACAATCTCATCCTTAGCAGCCCCTATCTACCTCAACATCTGGCTCCACTTCCTCACGCCCTCGCTCGCTCACTAG